In Cyprinus carpio isolate SPL01 chromosome B16, ASM1834038v1, whole genome shotgun sequence, the following are encoded in one genomic region:
- the LOC109086100 gene encoding phospholemman-like isoform X1, which produces MAASTESYMDMDQSAFHYDYETLRTTGVILAVVMFVSGILIALNLVQWKALSHQRQKFHLRQCKAYGATGRPISATGNAQTHKVTYRNVEESRTCLTSFCNLILNADLLMYF; this is translated from the exons ATGGCAGCTTCAACAG agTCATACATGGATATGGACCAGAGTGCCTTTCATTACG ATTACGAGACGCTGCGGACCACGGGTGTCATCCTTGCTGTGGTTATGTTTGTAAGCGGGATTCTTATTGCTTTGA ATCTAGTCCAGTGGAAGGCCctcagccaccaaagacagaag ttccaCCTCAGACAGTGTAAAGCATATGGTGCGACAGGGCGGCCCATTTCAGCAACAGGAAATGCTCAGACGCACAAAGTTACTTACAGGAATGTGGAGGAGAGTCGAACCTGCTTGACCTCTTTTTGTAACCTCATCCTAAATGCTGATCTGTTGATGTATTTTTAG
- the LOC109086100 gene encoding sodium/potassium-transporting ATPase subunit gamma-like isoform X6, whose translation MAASTESYMDMDQSAFHYDYETLRTTGVILAVVMFVSGILIALSKKLKCSKSKSSPVEGPQPPKTEVPPQTV comes from the exons ATGGCAGCTTCAACAG agTCATACATGGATATGGACCAGAGTGCCTTTCATTACG ATTACGAGACGCTGCGGACCACGGGTGTCATCCTTGCTGTGGTTATGTTTGTAAGCGGGATTCTTATTGCTTTGA GTAAAAAGTTGAAATGCTCGAAATCCAA ATCTAGTCCAGTGGAAGGCCctcagccaccaaagacagaag ttccaCCTCAGACAGTGTAA